The proteins below come from a single Balaenoptera acutorostrata chromosome 2, mBalAcu1.1, whole genome shotgun sequence genomic window:
- the CNOT6 gene encoding CCR4-NOT transcription complex subunit 6 isoform X4, whose translation MPKEKYEPPDPRRMYTIMSSEEAANGKKSHWVELEISGKVRSLSSSLWSLTHLTALYLSDNSLSRIPSDIAKLHNLVYLDLSSNKIRSLPAELGNMVSLRELHLNNNLLRVLPFELGKLFQLQTLGLKGNPLTQDILNLYLEPDGTRRLLNYLLDNLAGTAKRISTEQPPPRSWIMLQEPDRTRPTALFSVMCYNVLCDKYATRQLYGYCPSWALNWDYRKKAIIQEILSCNADVISLQEVETEQYYSFFLVELKERGYNGFFSPKSRARTMSEQERKHVDGCAIFFKTEKFTLVQKHTVEFNQLAMANSEGSEAMLNRVMTKDNIGVAVLLELRKELIEMSSGKPPLGTEKQLILVANAHMHWDPEYSDVKLVQTMMFLSEVKNIIDKASRSLQSSALGEFGTIPLVLCADLNSLPDSGVVEYLSTGGVETNHKDFKELRYNESLTKFSCNGKNGTTNGRITHGFKLKSAYESGLMPYTNYTFDFKFQIFLQQKECQVLSNQEQNMSV comes from the exons gAAAAGTAAGAAGCTTAAGCTCATCTTTGTGGTCACTAACTCACTTGACAGCTTTGTATCTAAGTGACAATTCCCTGTCCCGCATTCCTTCAGACATTGCCAAGCTTCACAATCTGGTGTATCTGGACCTGTCCTCTAATAAAATCCGGAGTTTACCGGCAGAACTCGGAAACATGGTATCACTCAG GGAACTCCATTTAAATAACAACCTGTTACGAGTTCTACCTTTTGAGCTGGGAAAACTGTTTCAGTTGCAGACTTTAGGCCTGAAAG GAAATCCACTTACCCAGGATATATTGAACCTCTATCTGGAACCAGATGGAACAAGAAGGCTACTGAACTATTTGCTTGATAATTTGGCAGGTACTGCAAAAAGAA TTTCAACAGAACAACCACCTCCAAGATCTTGGATTATGTTACAAGAACCAGACAGAACACGGCCAACTG CCTTGTTTTCTGTCATGTGCTATAATGTTCTTTGTGATAAATATGCGACCCGGCAGTTATATGGCTACTGTCCATCATGGGCACTAAATTGGGACTACAGGAAAAAGGCCATTATTCAAGAAATCTTGAGTTGCAATGCTGATGTCATAAGTCTTCAG GAGGTTGAAACAGAACAGTATTACAGTTTTTTTCTGGTAGAACTGAAAGAACGTGGCTATAATGGATTCTTTAGTCCTAAATCTAGAGCTAGGACAATGtcagaacaagaaagaaaacatgttGATGGCTGTGCAATATTCTTTAAGACAGAAAA atttactTTGGTTCAGAAACACACTGTTGAATTTAATCAGCTAGCAATGGCAAATTCAGAAGGGTCTGAAGCTATGCTGAACAGAGTCATGACAAAAGATAACATTGGAGTTGCTGTACTGCTAGAACTTCGAAAGGAATTGATTGAAATGTCAT CTGGAAAGCCACCTCTTGGAACAGAAAAACAACTTATTCTCGTGGCTAATGCTCATATGCACTGGGACCCTGAATACTCTGATGTGAAGTTGGTTCAAACAATGATGTTCCTCTCAGAAGTGAAGAACATCATTGATAAAGCCTCGAGAAGCCTCCAGTCCAGTGCATTGGGAGAATTTGGAACTATTCCACTGGTGTTGTGTGCAGATCTTAATTCTTTGCCGGACtctg gtGTTGTGGAATATTTGAGCACTGGTGGAGtagaaacaaatcataaagactTTAAGGAACTGAGATATAAtgaaagtcttacaaaattcaGTTGTAATGGGAAAAATGGGACAACCAATGGAAGGATCACTCATGGTTTCAAGTTGAAGAGTGCCTATGAGAGTGGCCTGATGCCTTACACAAATTACACGTTTGATTTTAAG TTTCAGATTTTCTTGCAACAAAAGGAATGCCAAGTACTCAGTAATCAAGAGCAAAACATGTCGGTGTAA
- the CNOT6 gene encoding CCR4-NOT transcription complex subunit 6 isoform X1 → MPKEKYEPPDPRRMYTIMSSEEAANGKKSHWVELEISGKVRSLSSSLWSLTHLTALYLSDNSLSRIPSDIAKLHNLVYLDLSSNKIRSLPAELGNMVSLRELHLNNNLLRVLPFELGKLFQLQTLGLKGNPLTQDILNLYLEPDGTRRLLNYLLDNLAGTAKRISTEQPPPRSWIMLQEPDRTRPTALFSVMCYNVLCDKYATRQLYGYCPSWALNWDYRKKAIIQEILSCNADVISLQEVETEQYYSFFLVELKERGYNGFFSPKSRARTMSEQERKHVDGCAIFFKTEKFTLVQKHTVEFNQLAMANSEGSEAMLNRVMTKDNIGVAVLLELRKELIEMSSGKPPLGTEKQLILVANAHMHWDPEYSDVKLVQTMMFLSEVKNIIDKASRSLQSSALGEFGTIPLVLCADLNSLPDSGVVEYLSTGGVETNHKDFKELRYNESLTKFSCNGKNGTTNGRITHGFKLKSAYESGLMPYTNYTFDFKGIIDYIFYSKPQLNTLGILGPLDHHWLVENNISGCPHPLIPSDHFSLFAQLELLLPFLPQVNGIHLPGRR, encoded by the exons gAAAAGTAAGAAGCTTAAGCTCATCTTTGTGGTCACTAACTCACTTGACAGCTTTGTATCTAAGTGACAATTCCCTGTCCCGCATTCCTTCAGACATTGCCAAGCTTCACAATCTGGTGTATCTGGACCTGTCCTCTAATAAAATCCGGAGTTTACCGGCAGAACTCGGAAACATGGTATCACTCAG GGAACTCCATTTAAATAACAACCTGTTACGAGTTCTACCTTTTGAGCTGGGAAAACTGTTTCAGTTGCAGACTTTAGGCCTGAAAG GAAATCCACTTACCCAGGATATATTGAACCTCTATCTGGAACCAGATGGAACAAGAAGGCTACTGAACTATTTGCTTGATAATTTGGCAGGTACTGCAAAAAGAA TTTCAACAGAACAACCACCTCCAAGATCTTGGATTATGTTACAAGAACCAGACAGAACACGGCCAACTG CCTTGTTTTCTGTCATGTGCTATAATGTTCTTTGTGATAAATATGCGACCCGGCAGTTATATGGCTACTGTCCATCATGGGCACTAAATTGGGACTACAGGAAAAAGGCCATTATTCAAGAAATCTTGAGTTGCAATGCTGATGTCATAAGTCTTCAG GAGGTTGAAACAGAACAGTATTACAGTTTTTTTCTGGTAGAACTGAAAGAACGTGGCTATAATGGATTCTTTAGTCCTAAATCTAGAGCTAGGACAATGtcagaacaagaaagaaaacatgttGATGGCTGTGCAATATTCTTTAAGACAGAAAA atttactTTGGTTCAGAAACACACTGTTGAATTTAATCAGCTAGCAATGGCAAATTCAGAAGGGTCTGAAGCTATGCTGAACAGAGTCATGACAAAAGATAACATTGGAGTTGCTGTACTGCTAGAACTTCGAAAGGAATTGATTGAAATGTCAT CTGGAAAGCCACCTCTTGGAACAGAAAAACAACTTATTCTCGTGGCTAATGCTCATATGCACTGGGACCCTGAATACTCTGATGTGAAGTTGGTTCAAACAATGATGTTCCTCTCAGAAGTGAAGAACATCATTGATAAAGCCTCGAGAAGCCTCCAGTCCAGTGCATTGGGAGAATTTGGAACTATTCCACTGGTGTTGTGTGCAGATCTTAATTCTTTGCCGGACtctg gtGTTGTGGAATATTTGAGCACTGGTGGAGtagaaacaaatcataaagactTTAAGGAACTGAGATATAAtgaaagtcttacaaaattcaGTTGTAATGGGAAAAATGGGACAACCAATGGAAGGATCACTCATGGTTTCAAGTTGAAGAGTGCCTATGAGAGTGGCCTGATGCCTTACACAAATTACACGTTTGATTTTAAG GGTATAATTGACTACATCTTCTATTCTAAACCTCAGCTGAACACTTTAGGCATCCTGGGACCTCTGGACCACCATTGGCTAGTTGAGAACAATATCAGCGGCTGCCCACACCCACTCATCCCCTCTGACCACTTCTCACTTTTTGCACAACTGGAGCTCTTACTGCCTTTCCTGCCCCAAGTTAACGGCATTCACCTTCCTGGCAGGAGGTAG
- the CNOT6 gene encoding CCR4-NOT transcription complex subunit 6 isoform X3, which yields MPKEKYEPPDPRRMYTIMSSEEAANGKKSHWVELEISGKVRSLSSSLWSLTHLTALYLSDNSLSRIPSDIAKLHNLVYLDLSSNKIRSLPAELGNMVSLRELHLNNNLLRVLPFELGKLFQLQTLGLKGNPLTQDILNLYLEPDGTRRLLNYLLDNLAGTAKRISTEQPPPRSWIMLQEPDRTRPTALFSVMCYNVLCDKYATRQLYGYCPSWALNWDYRKKAIIQEILSCNADVISLQEVETEQYYSFFLVELKERGYNGFFSPKSRARTMSEQERKHVDGCAIFFKTEKFTLVQKHTVEFNQLAMANSEGSEAMLNRVMTKDNIGVAVLLELRKELIEMSSGKPPLGTEKQLILVANAHMHWDPEYSDVKLVQTMMFLSEVKNIIDKASRSLQSSALGEFGTIPLVLCADLNSLPDSGVVEYLSTGGVETNHKDFKELRYNESLTKFSCNGKNGTTNGRITHGFKLKSAYESGLMPYTNYTFDFKLNTLGILGPLDHHWLVENNISGCPHPLIPSDHFSLFAQLELLLPFLPQVNGIHLPGRR from the exons gAAAAGTAAGAAGCTTAAGCTCATCTTTGTGGTCACTAACTCACTTGACAGCTTTGTATCTAAGTGACAATTCCCTGTCCCGCATTCCTTCAGACATTGCCAAGCTTCACAATCTGGTGTATCTGGACCTGTCCTCTAATAAAATCCGGAGTTTACCGGCAGAACTCGGAAACATGGTATCACTCAG GGAACTCCATTTAAATAACAACCTGTTACGAGTTCTACCTTTTGAGCTGGGAAAACTGTTTCAGTTGCAGACTTTAGGCCTGAAAG GAAATCCACTTACCCAGGATATATTGAACCTCTATCTGGAACCAGATGGAACAAGAAGGCTACTGAACTATTTGCTTGATAATTTGGCAGGTACTGCAAAAAGAA TTTCAACAGAACAACCACCTCCAAGATCTTGGATTATGTTACAAGAACCAGACAGAACACGGCCAACTG CCTTGTTTTCTGTCATGTGCTATAATGTTCTTTGTGATAAATATGCGACCCGGCAGTTATATGGCTACTGTCCATCATGGGCACTAAATTGGGACTACAGGAAAAAGGCCATTATTCAAGAAATCTTGAGTTGCAATGCTGATGTCATAAGTCTTCAG GAGGTTGAAACAGAACAGTATTACAGTTTTTTTCTGGTAGAACTGAAAGAACGTGGCTATAATGGATTCTTTAGTCCTAAATCTAGAGCTAGGACAATGtcagaacaagaaagaaaacatgttGATGGCTGTGCAATATTCTTTAAGACAGAAAA atttactTTGGTTCAGAAACACACTGTTGAATTTAATCAGCTAGCAATGGCAAATTCAGAAGGGTCTGAAGCTATGCTGAACAGAGTCATGACAAAAGATAACATTGGAGTTGCTGTACTGCTAGAACTTCGAAAGGAATTGATTGAAATGTCAT CTGGAAAGCCACCTCTTGGAACAGAAAAACAACTTATTCTCGTGGCTAATGCTCATATGCACTGGGACCCTGAATACTCTGATGTGAAGTTGGTTCAAACAATGATGTTCCTCTCAGAAGTGAAGAACATCATTGATAAAGCCTCGAGAAGCCTCCAGTCCAGTGCATTGGGAGAATTTGGAACTATTCCACTGGTGTTGTGTGCAGATCTTAATTCTTTGCCGGACtctg gtGTTGTGGAATATTTGAGCACTGGTGGAGtagaaacaaatcataaagactTTAAGGAACTGAGATATAAtgaaagtcttacaaaattcaGTTGTAATGGGAAAAATGGGACAACCAATGGAAGGATCACTCATGGTTTCAAGTTGAAGAGTGCCTATGAGAGTGGCCTGATGCCTTACACAAATTACACGTTTGATTTTAAG CTGAACACTTTAGGCATCCTGGGACCTCTGGACCACCATTGGCTAGTTGAGAACAATATCAGCGGCTGCCCACACCCACTCATCCCCTCTGACCACTTCTCACTTTTTGCACAACTGGAGCTCTTACTGCCTTTCCTGCCCCAAGTTAACGGCATTCACCTTCCTGGCAGGAGGTAG
- the CNOT6 gene encoding CCR4-NOT transcription complex subunit 6 isoform X7: MPKEKYEPPDPRRMYTIMSSEEAANGKKSHWVELEISGNPLTQDILNLYLEPDGTRRLLNYLLDNLAVSTEQPPPRSWIMLQEPDRTRPTALFSVMCYNVLCDKYATRQLYGYCPSWALNWDYRKKAIIQEILSCNADVISLQEVETEQYYSFFLVELKERGYNGFFSPKSRARTMSEQERKHVDGCAIFFKTEKFTLVQKHTVEFNQLAMANSEGSEAMLNRVMTKDNIGVAVLLELRKELIEMSSGKPPLGTEKQLILVANAHMHWDPEYSDVKLVQTMMFLSEVKNIIDKASRSLQSSALGEFGTIPLVLCADLNSLPDSGVVEYLSTGGVETNHKDFKELRYNESLTKFSCNGKNGTTNGRITHGFKLKSAYESGLMPYTNYTFDFKGIIDYIFYSKPQLNTLGILGPLDHHWLVENNISGCPHPLIPSDHFSLFAQLELLLPFLPQVNGIHLPGRR; encoded by the exons GAAATCCACTTACCCAGGATATATTGAACCTCTATCTGGAACCAGATGGAACAAGAAGGCTACTGAACTATTTGCTTGATAATTTGGCAG TTTCAACAGAACAACCACCTCCAAGATCTTGGATTATGTTACAAGAACCAGACAGAACACGGCCAACTG CCTTGTTTTCTGTCATGTGCTATAATGTTCTTTGTGATAAATATGCGACCCGGCAGTTATATGGCTACTGTCCATCATGGGCACTAAATTGGGACTACAGGAAAAAGGCCATTATTCAAGAAATCTTGAGTTGCAATGCTGATGTCATAAGTCTTCAG GAGGTTGAAACAGAACAGTATTACAGTTTTTTTCTGGTAGAACTGAAAGAACGTGGCTATAATGGATTCTTTAGTCCTAAATCTAGAGCTAGGACAATGtcagaacaagaaagaaaacatgttGATGGCTGTGCAATATTCTTTAAGACAGAAAA atttactTTGGTTCAGAAACACACTGTTGAATTTAATCAGCTAGCAATGGCAAATTCAGAAGGGTCTGAAGCTATGCTGAACAGAGTCATGACAAAAGATAACATTGGAGTTGCTGTACTGCTAGAACTTCGAAAGGAATTGATTGAAATGTCAT CTGGAAAGCCACCTCTTGGAACAGAAAAACAACTTATTCTCGTGGCTAATGCTCATATGCACTGGGACCCTGAATACTCTGATGTGAAGTTGGTTCAAACAATGATGTTCCTCTCAGAAGTGAAGAACATCATTGATAAAGCCTCGAGAAGCCTCCAGTCCAGTGCATTGGGAGAATTTGGAACTATTCCACTGGTGTTGTGTGCAGATCTTAATTCTTTGCCGGACtctg gtGTTGTGGAATATTTGAGCACTGGTGGAGtagaaacaaatcataaagactTTAAGGAACTGAGATATAAtgaaagtcttacaaaattcaGTTGTAATGGGAAAAATGGGACAACCAATGGAAGGATCACTCATGGTTTCAAGTTGAAGAGTGCCTATGAGAGTGGCCTGATGCCTTACACAAATTACACGTTTGATTTTAAG GGTATAATTGACTACATCTTCTATTCTAAACCTCAGCTGAACACTTTAGGCATCCTGGGACCTCTGGACCACCATTGGCTAGTTGAGAACAATATCAGCGGCTGCCCACACCCACTCATCCCCTCTGACCACTTCTCACTTTTTGCACAACTGGAGCTCTTACTGCCTTTCCTGCCCCAAGTTAACGGCATTCACCTTCCTGGCAGGAGGTAG
- the CNOT6 gene encoding CCR4-NOT transcription complex subunit 6 isoform X6, which yields MVSLRELHLNNNLLRVLPFELGKLFQLQTLGLKGNPLTQDILNLYLEPDGTRRLLNYLLDNLAGTAKRISTEQPPPRSWIMLQEPDRTRPTALFSVMCYNVLCDKYATRQLYGYCPSWALNWDYRKKAIIQEILSCNADVISLQEVETEQYYSFFLVELKERGYNGFFSPKSRARTMSEQERKHVDGCAIFFKTEKFTLVQKHTVEFNQLAMANSEGSEAMLNRVMTKDNIGVAVLLELRKELIEMSSGKPPLGTEKQLILVANAHMHWDPEYSDVKLVQTMMFLSEVKNIIDKASRSLQSSALGEFGTIPLVLCADLNSLPDSGVVEYLSTGGVETNHKDFKELRYNESLTKFSCNGKNGTTNGRITHGFKLKSAYESGLMPYTNYTFDFKGIIDYIFYSKPQLNTLGILGPLDHHWLVENNISGCPHPLIPSDHFSLFAQLELLLPFLPQVNGIHLPGRR from the exons ATGGTATCACTCAG GGAACTCCATTTAAATAACAACCTGTTACGAGTTCTACCTTTTGAGCTGGGAAAACTGTTTCAGTTGCAGACTTTAGGCCTGAAAG GAAATCCACTTACCCAGGATATATTGAACCTCTATCTGGAACCAGATGGAACAAGAAGGCTACTGAACTATTTGCTTGATAATTTGGCAGGTACTGCAAAAAGAA TTTCAACAGAACAACCACCTCCAAGATCTTGGATTATGTTACAAGAACCAGACAGAACACGGCCAACTG CCTTGTTTTCTGTCATGTGCTATAATGTTCTTTGTGATAAATATGCGACCCGGCAGTTATATGGCTACTGTCCATCATGGGCACTAAATTGGGACTACAGGAAAAAGGCCATTATTCAAGAAATCTTGAGTTGCAATGCTGATGTCATAAGTCTTCAG GAGGTTGAAACAGAACAGTATTACAGTTTTTTTCTGGTAGAACTGAAAGAACGTGGCTATAATGGATTCTTTAGTCCTAAATCTAGAGCTAGGACAATGtcagaacaagaaagaaaacatgttGATGGCTGTGCAATATTCTTTAAGACAGAAAA atttactTTGGTTCAGAAACACACTGTTGAATTTAATCAGCTAGCAATGGCAAATTCAGAAGGGTCTGAAGCTATGCTGAACAGAGTCATGACAAAAGATAACATTGGAGTTGCTGTACTGCTAGAACTTCGAAAGGAATTGATTGAAATGTCAT CTGGAAAGCCACCTCTTGGAACAGAAAAACAACTTATTCTCGTGGCTAATGCTCATATGCACTGGGACCCTGAATACTCTGATGTGAAGTTGGTTCAAACAATGATGTTCCTCTCAGAAGTGAAGAACATCATTGATAAAGCCTCGAGAAGCCTCCAGTCCAGTGCATTGGGAGAATTTGGAACTATTCCACTGGTGTTGTGTGCAGATCTTAATTCTTTGCCGGACtctg gtGTTGTGGAATATTTGAGCACTGGTGGAGtagaaacaaatcataaagactTTAAGGAACTGAGATATAAtgaaagtcttacaaaattcaGTTGTAATGGGAAAAATGGGACAACCAATGGAAGGATCACTCATGGTTTCAAGTTGAAGAGTGCCTATGAGAGTGGCCTGATGCCTTACACAAATTACACGTTTGATTTTAAG GGTATAATTGACTACATCTTCTATTCTAAACCTCAGCTGAACACTTTAGGCATCCTGGGACCTCTGGACCACCATTGGCTAGTTGAGAACAATATCAGCGGCTGCCCACACCCACTCATCCCCTCTGACCACTTCTCACTTTTTGCACAACTGGAGCTCTTACTGCCTTTCCTGCCCCAAGTTAACGGCATTCACCTTCCTGGCAGGAGGTAG
- the CNOT6 gene encoding CCR4-NOT transcription complex subunit 6 isoform X5 — MPKEKYEPPDPRRMYTIMSSEEAANGKKSHWVELEISGNPLTQDILNLYLEPDGTRRLLNYLLDNLAGTAKRISTEQPPPRSWIMLQEPDRTRPTALFSVMCYNVLCDKYATRQLYGYCPSWALNWDYRKKAIIQEILSCNADVISLQEVETEQYYSFFLVELKERGYNGFFSPKSRARTMSEQERKHVDGCAIFFKTEKFTLVQKHTVEFNQLAMANSEGSEAMLNRVMTKDNIGVAVLLELRKELIEMSSGKPPLGTEKQLILVANAHMHWDPEYSDVKLVQTMMFLSEVKNIIDKASRSLQSSALGEFGTIPLVLCADLNSLPDSGVVEYLSTGGVETNHKDFKELRYNESLTKFSCNGKNGTTNGRITHGFKLKSAYESGLMPYTNYTFDFKGIIDYIFYSKPQLNTLGILGPLDHHWLVENNISGCPHPLIPSDHFSLFAQLELLLPFLPQVNGIHLPGRR, encoded by the exons GAAATCCACTTACCCAGGATATATTGAACCTCTATCTGGAACCAGATGGAACAAGAAGGCTACTGAACTATTTGCTTGATAATTTGGCAGGTACTGCAAAAAGAA TTTCAACAGAACAACCACCTCCAAGATCTTGGATTATGTTACAAGAACCAGACAGAACACGGCCAACTG CCTTGTTTTCTGTCATGTGCTATAATGTTCTTTGTGATAAATATGCGACCCGGCAGTTATATGGCTACTGTCCATCATGGGCACTAAATTGGGACTACAGGAAAAAGGCCATTATTCAAGAAATCTTGAGTTGCAATGCTGATGTCATAAGTCTTCAG GAGGTTGAAACAGAACAGTATTACAGTTTTTTTCTGGTAGAACTGAAAGAACGTGGCTATAATGGATTCTTTAGTCCTAAATCTAGAGCTAGGACAATGtcagaacaagaaagaaaacatgttGATGGCTGTGCAATATTCTTTAAGACAGAAAA atttactTTGGTTCAGAAACACACTGTTGAATTTAATCAGCTAGCAATGGCAAATTCAGAAGGGTCTGAAGCTATGCTGAACAGAGTCATGACAAAAGATAACATTGGAGTTGCTGTACTGCTAGAACTTCGAAAGGAATTGATTGAAATGTCAT CTGGAAAGCCACCTCTTGGAACAGAAAAACAACTTATTCTCGTGGCTAATGCTCATATGCACTGGGACCCTGAATACTCTGATGTGAAGTTGGTTCAAACAATGATGTTCCTCTCAGAAGTGAAGAACATCATTGATAAAGCCTCGAGAAGCCTCCAGTCCAGTGCATTGGGAGAATTTGGAACTATTCCACTGGTGTTGTGTGCAGATCTTAATTCTTTGCCGGACtctg gtGTTGTGGAATATTTGAGCACTGGTGGAGtagaaacaaatcataaagactTTAAGGAACTGAGATATAAtgaaagtcttacaaaattcaGTTGTAATGGGAAAAATGGGACAACCAATGGAAGGATCACTCATGGTTTCAAGTTGAAGAGTGCCTATGAGAGTGGCCTGATGCCTTACACAAATTACACGTTTGATTTTAAG GGTATAATTGACTACATCTTCTATTCTAAACCTCAGCTGAACACTTTAGGCATCCTGGGACCTCTGGACCACCATTGGCTAGTTGAGAACAATATCAGCGGCTGCCCACACCCACTCATCCCCTCTGACCACTTCTCACTTTTTGCACAACTGGAGCTCTTACTGCCTTTCCTGCCCCAAGTTAACGGCATTCACCTTCCTGGCAGGAGGTAG
- the CNOT6 gene encoding CCR4-NOT transcription complex subunit 6 isoform X2, with translation MPKEKYEPPDPRRMYTIMSSEEAANGKKSHWVELEISGKVRSLSSSLWSLTHLTALYLSDNSLSRIPSDIAKLHNLVYLDLSSNKIRSLPAELGNMVSLRELHLNNNLLRVLPFELGKLFQLQTLGLKGNPLTQDILNLYLEPDGTRRLLNYLLDNLAVSTEQPPPRSWIMLQEPDRTRPTALFSVMCYNVLCDKYATRQLYGYCPSWALNWDYRKKAIIQEILSCNADVISLQEVETEQYYSFFLVELKERGYNGFFSPKSRARTMSEQERKHVDGCAIFFKTEKFTLVQKHTVEFNQLAMANSEGSEAMLNRVMTKDNIGVAVLLELRKELIEMSSGKPPLGTEKQLILVANAHMHWDPEYSDVKLVQTMMFLSEVKNIIDKASRSLQSSALGEFGTIPLVLCADLNSLPDSGVVEYLSTGGVETNHKDFKELRYNESLTKFSCNGKNGTTNGRITHGFKLKSAYESGLMPYTNYTFDFKGIIDYIFYSKPQLNTLGILGPLDHHWLVENNISGCPHPLIPSDHFSLFAQLELLLPFLPQVNGIHLPGRR, from the exons gAAAAGTAAGAAGCTTAAGCTCATCTTTGTGGTCACTAACTCACTTGACAGCTTTGTATCTAAGTGACAATTCCCTGTCCCGCATTCCTTCAGACATTGCCAAGCTTCACAATCTGGTGTATCTGGACCTGTCCTCTAATAAAATCCGGAGTTTACCGGCAGAACTCGGAAACATGGTATCACTCAG GGAACTCCATTTAAATAACAACCTGTTACGAGTTCTACCTTTTGAGCTGGGAAAACTGTTTCAGTTGCAGACTTTAGGCCTGAAAG GAAATCCACTTACCCAGGATATATTGAACCTCTATCTGGAACCAGATGGAACAAGAAGGCTACTGAACTATTTGCTTGATAATTTGGCAG TTTCAACAGAACAACCACCTCCAAGATCTTGGATTATGTTACAAGAACCAGACAGAACACGGCCAACTG CCTTGTTTTCTGTCATGTGCTATAATGTTCTTTGTGATAAATATGCGACCCGGCAGTTATATGGCTACTGTCCATCATGGGCACTAAATTGGGACTACAGGAAAAAGGCCATTATTCAAGAAATCTTGAGTTGCAATGCTGATGTCATAAGTCTTCAG GAGGTTGAAACAGAACAGTATTACAGTTTTTTTCTGGTAGAACTGAAAGAACGTGGCTATAATGGATTCTTTAGTCCTAAATCTAGAGCTAGGACAATGtcagaacaagaaagaaaacatgttGATGGCTGTGCAATATTCTTTAAGACAGAAAA atttactTTGGTTCAGAAACACACTGTTGAATTTAATCAGCTAGCAATGGCAAATTCAGAAGGGTCTGAAGCTATGCTGAACAGAGTCATGACAAAAGATAACATTGGAGTTGCTGTACTGCTAGAACTTCGAAAGGAATTGATTGAAATGTCAT CTGGAAAGCCACCTCTTGGAACAGAAAAACAACTTATTCTCGTGGCTAATGCTCATATGCACTGGGACCCTGAATACTCTGATGTGAAGTTGGTTCAAACAATGATGTTCCTCTCAGAAGTGAAGAACATCATTGATAAAGCCTCGAGAAGCCTCCAGTCCAGTGCATTGGGAGAATTTGGAACTATTCCACTGGTGTTGTGTGCAGATCTTAATTCTTTGCCGGACtctg gtGTTGTGGAATATTTGAGCACTGGTGGAGtagaaacaaatcataaagactTTAAGGAACTGAGATATAAtgaaagtcttacaaaattcaGTTGTAATGGGAAAAATGGGACAACCAATGGAAGGATCACTCATGGTTTCAAGTTGAAGAGTGCCTATGAGAGTGGCCTGATGCCTTACACAAATTACACGTTTGATTTTAAG GGTATAATTGACTACATCTTCTATTCTAAACCTCAGCTGAACACTTTAGGCATCCTGGGACCTCTGGACCACCATTGGCTAGTTGAGAACAATATCAGCGGCTGCCCACACCCACTCATCCCCTCTGACCACTTCTCACTTTTTGCACAACTGGAGCTCTTACTGCCTTTCCTGCCCCAAGTTAACGGCATTCACCTTCCTGGCAGGAGGTAG